The following is a genomic window from Chryseobacterium ginsenosidimutans.
TTTGCTTATGTCGTTTATGGTTATTATCTTTGAACTCTGACGGTTCTAAAAAATAAGAACTATTGATCACGAATTTAATATTATAATATTTCGCACTGCAAGAAAATATTGTAAATAAAAGTATAGCAGCTTTTTGCTGCCAAAAGTCTCTGTTCAGAGCACTCTGAATAGATTTTTTTCATCATTTGTGTTTTTACGGCCTCCTGCAAAGGGGGCCATTTTTATCAAATAATTGTTCTAACTGAAATATAAAAGAGAGTTAATTAACAATTAGATATTCAGTTTAGACTTTATTTTGTTTATTAATCGGTAAGGTATTTTTGTCTGATAATTCAGTAGATTATAAATTTCTTCTGATGTTGTGAATATTTTCGGAACAGCTATATTATTGATTGATAGTATTTTCCTTCGTTTCATTGCCTGATGGATTACCCTTGCAAAAGAATCTTTTGCGTTTTGCTTTGAATTCTGCTGAGATATGCCGTCAGGATGAAGTCTGTATTTGTATAAGATTTCGTCAATAAATTTTGCGTCACCAACTTCCAATAATTTTAAATAAAGATCCTGATCAACGGCGCTTTTAAGATTCGGATTAATTCCGTCAGTTGCCAGGTACGCTTCTTTTTTAAACACAAACAATGCCGATAACTGGATAGGAGTGTTGAAAAAGAACCTATTGTTGCTGATTTGTTTTATCTTAGAAAACACCTGGCCCGGATTTAATTTTTCATTACAAAATATTAATTGTGAATAAGTTGCTATAATTTTGTTTGTTTTCCTGAATTCATCTACGGAACATTCAAGAGAATAATCGTAGAGGGCGTCATCGGGATCCAAAAAGGTGCAGAGATCTCCTGTTGAAAGATCTACACATTTTTTTTTGGTATATCCGCAGCCTTTGTTCGATTCATTGTGGTATAACCTGAATCTCTCATCATCTTTTATAAGATCCTGAATGATTTTTATAGAATCATCAGTTGAACAATCATCTACAATAATTGCCTCCCAGTTTTCATAGCTCTGCGAAACAATTGAGTTATAACAATCGCGGAAATATTTTCCGTTGTTATAATTAGCGATTAATATAGAAACTTTATTCACCTTTATTGGATTTAATCGATGAACAAATTTATTTAATATAATTTTAAAATACTGTGATTAAGATTAACTATTTATTAAAAATTAATTCATATTTTATAGAATTATCTTTAATTTGATTAATTTTTTTAGATAATGACGTGAGTTTTTTTACTTCAGAAATAACTTTAATAGTAAATATAAGTTTCTTGTGGTAACAGTATTGATAGGCTATTTTTAATTTTTTCTAATATGATCTGAGTCATGAAGAAACAAACATTCCGTTACTAATTTTACGTAAGAAAATTATAATAATTCTATTATAAAATTTTTTTCATCATTTGTGTTTAGGTCTCCTTAATCAGGAGGCCTTTTTAATGATTAAATTAATAGGAAAGAAGAATGAGAATATCATTTTTATCAAATCAATTATACAACTAAGAAATGGCAATAATTTAGAGACGTTTTATTAAAAAATATTAAATTAAAAGTTTTTAAACTGCTAATTGCATTTTTGATTGGGAAATTGTGATTTCTTATAATACACAGACGAATAAAATTTATTCTTAAAGTTTTTAATTGGATAATAAAATTTAATACCAAACGTTTGTTTTAAAACATGTATATAATCAAATTTCAATAAATTCTTTATTAAAATTTGAGAAAATTTCTGTAAAAAACATTGTAATTTATACTATAAATTATCAAAAAACGAATTAGATTTGCACGGATTAATATTAAATGATAACTTATGAAGAAAATTTCTACTTTTCTAGTAATTCTTCTGTGTTTGATAAACTTTGGAGCCGTATCGGTTGCCTATGGTCAAACACCAGCTACGTTACCGTATTCACAGGACTTTAATACCGCTAATGATTTCACGCTTCAAAACGGAACTCAGACAAATAAGTGGTTTTATGGTGCAGTAACGGGAAACCCTGGGAGCTCACTGTATGTCTCGAATAACAATGGAGTTGCTAATGCCTATGATATTACCAGTACGAGTACTGTTCAGGCATATAGAGATTTCGCGATTCCTGCGGGAGCTACAATTGCTAACTTTTCGTTCGACTGGAAAGCCGGAGGAGAATCTACTTGGGATTATATAAGAGTGTGGGTTGTACCTGCTACCTTTACTCCCACAGTAGGAACCCAGATCGGAGCGGGAACAGGAAGAACCCAACTTGCTCAGCTTAATTTACAAACTGCATGGCAGACTTACAGTGCGCCAAGTTTAAATGTTAGTTCATATGCAGGAACCAATATGCGATTGGTTTTTGAATGGAGAAATGACGGAAGTGGTGGTGTACAGCCGCC
Proteins encoded in this region:
- a CDS encoding glycosyltransferase family 2 protein, whose product is MNKVSILIANYNNGKYFRDCYNSIVSQSYENWEAIIVDDCSTDDSIKIIQDLIKDDERFRLYHNESNKGCGYTKKKCVDLSTGDLCTFLDPDDALYDYSLECSVDEFRKTNKIIATYSQLIFCNEKLNPGQVFSKIKQISNNRFFFNTPIQLSALFVFKKEAYLATDGINPNLKSAVDQDLYLKLLEVGDAKFIDEILYKYRLHPDGISQQNSKQNAKDSFARVIHQAMKRRKILSINNIAVPKIFTTSEEIYNLLNYQTKIPYRLINKIKSKLNI